A portion of the Vicia villosa cultivar HV-30 ecotype Madison, WI unplaced genomic scaffold, Vvil1.0 ctg.001531F_1_1, whole genome shotgun sequence genome contains these proteins:
- the LOC131635678 gene encoding uncharacterized protein LOC131635678 has translation MIVGSFNIRGGGNALKRRRISNIIKKGEADIFLLQESKFTNCTEGLAKSLWSNSDIDFSFSNSVGMSGGMISLWKKGVVEVLLGFKGEGYLGIKVVWKGDIYYVLNVYSSCFLAKKKELWANILTLRNTYRDGEWIIGGDFNSVKNASERRGRRDGELSSGAELFGKFIEDVDLVDIPSKCKKLTWYSGCGRSMSRIDRFLVSNEVVKRRGLVGQFVGYRDVSDHCPIWLVKDDSNWGPKPFKFNNE, from the coding sequence ATGATTGTTGGATCTTTTAACATTAGAGGGGGAGGTAATGCTCTTAAAAGAAGGAGGATtagtaatattattaaaaaaggcGAGGCCGACATTTTTTTACTTCAAGAATCTAAGTTCACTAATTGTACGGAGGGGTTAGCCAAGAGTCTTTGGAGTAATTCGGATATTGATTTTTCCTTTTCTAATTCGGTCGGCATGTCAGGTGGTATGATTTCTCTTTGGAAGAAAGGTGTGGTGGAGGTTTTGCTTGGTTTCAAAGGGGAAGGTTATTTGGGAATTAAAGTTGTTTGGAAGGGTGACATCTATTATGTTCTTAATGTGTATTCTTCGTGTTTCCTGGCTAAAAAGAAAGAGTTGTGGGCTAATATCTTGACGTTGAGGAACACTTATCGTGATGGAGAATGGATTATAGGAGGGGATTTTAATTCCGTTAAAAATGCGTCGGAGAGAAGAGGTAGAAGGGACGGTGAGTTATCTAGTGGGGCGGAGCTTTTCGGAAAGTTCATTGAGGATGTTGATTTGGTGGATATTCCTAGCAAATGTAAGAAGCTTACTTGGTATAGCGGATGTGGGAGATCGATGAGTAGAATAGATCGTTTTTTGGTGTCTAATGAAGTGGTTAAGAGGCGGGGTTTGGTTGGTCAATTTGTTGGATATAGAGATGTTTCGGATCATTGCCCGATTTGGTTGGTGAAGGATGACTCTAATTGGGGACCCAAACCTTTCAAGTTCAACAATGAATAG